From Vigna angularis cultivar LongXiaoDou No.4 chromosome 11, ASM1680809v1, whole genome shotgun sequence:
tacatacagcaaaaatccgtatataagacccaaaatccgtatataatacgtgtttatatacggattacatACGGGCAAAAATCCGTACATAATACCGTCGTAGCTAggtttatatacggatttatccgtatataacttatatacggaaattatatacggatatattcGTATATAAcctatatacggataaatccgtatataacctatatacggataaatccgtatataacttatatacggaaattatatacggatatatccgtatataacttatatacgaataaatccgtatataatggttTAAGAAGAGCTAAATAAATACCCTGTATATAGTAGTTCCCCATGCACAATATACAAGCAGACCTGGACATTATAGTGAACATTCACCATTGTTATAAGCAAACCTGGACATTATACATTGCACATTGACATATAAATTCAATAAGGTTCAGATACACTTAATCCACAAAGGAAACATTGTAtatgaatacataaatattgtttacatCAATATAACTGCAAGAATAAACATTAGGTAAGTTCATAAACAGATTGTAGTTGTGGTtctaaataagttcaacagtaaTGGAAATAAGTTCTATAAAAGGCCTAATAATGCATGTAATCATTTCCATCTTGTGGTTGTTCATCTGGTGGTTGCTGGTGTGGTGGTTGCTGTTCTGGAGGTTGCTGTTCTGGTTGGACATTATTGGGTACTTCATTTTGAACTTGAGGATTTTGAAGGTTTAAAAAGTCTTGTGCAGCTGCGGCTGCTGAAGGCGGAAGGAATGGCAGGAGGACGCCAATAAAGCCTTCAAACTTTTGAAGCTGCTGACCATATTGTTGTAACTGCGATTTCAAGTTAACAATTTCTTCTGAATTTTGTGGTTGAGCAGTAGAAGATGCCTGTGTCTGTTGGATGTAActatcaacacaatcatcttgGGAAGTGACATTTCCAATGCCGTATACGCATCCCTTGTATTTTCCACCAGCAGCCTCTAACCAACATCGGTTTCTCAATCTTTCCTCCTCCGCAGGGTCTAGAGGAGAAGATGTTGAGACACCAACAGATGTAGTCTCAgatcttatttgagaaaattttgcaacaaatTGTTccttttaaatgaataaatattatcattacaCATGAGGTTTAAAAACCGAAAATTTATAATGTGATAGAGTTAGTACAAACTTACATGGGTCCGCCTAGACCTTTCGTCCACAAATTCCCCTGTTGATTGACGAATATGTGTCtgctgaaatatttcatcaacatgcacAGACCGACCAAGCTCTTGTGACTGCAAACAAAAGgagttgttaataaatatttgtaaagtttatgattacaaatataagaaaaaaaatgtacaagttATATACCAAACGAATAGCATGCTCATGCACGCTTATAGATCCTCCAGTGTGCAAACAACCACCCTTTTCAGATGTCCGATTCTTCTTTGCTGTTTCACACTTTTGTCTATAAAGTGGCATGTTCCACTTTTCCAAAAGAGCATCCCAAGTATCGTCCCCCAGCCAATCAGGTCTTTTTCCTAGAGTTCTAGCTTTTTTATACATCTCTGAGAGTCTATGAGATGCCTTggtgtgataattttttttgaccTTTTCCTTCTCTgttatattagaaataatagGTTTGAATAAGTAAACAAGttcaaagtataaattaaatgcaGGACACCAACTATTGACTTTGTAACAGCATTGGGAATGAAAAGTGTTTACCTTAAAACGTTCAAAGAAGACATCTCTGGTTGACTTAGGGATTGAGCCCCATGTTAGCCATGGCTCATCAAATTGTTCCTTGATGGTGGCTGTGATTGCCTTCGATGCAGTTTTTGTAGGATAaaacctaaaacaaaattaaactcaaacattacaataatacaacaatgaattgtctatatattaattgagttaatttttttcttacccTCCTCCAACGGGTGTAATCATTGGACGACTATTGGAACATTCTTCCACGTAATTGGCGGCTGAACTAGAATGTGGATCTGCATCCTCTATACCAGGTGATGGTGCAATATTTCTGGGATTTGATGGGTTAGAACCAACATTGAGAGAGAGTGAAGCCATTCGATGAGGAGGCACTTGGTATGGAGTGGGTGTCAAGCCAGGCACTTGTATCGGAGGTGGAAGAGATGTACCAATAGAGGTAGGTGTAGATGTAGGAACTTGAAGTGGAGTGGGAGTGAAGGCAGGAACAACTAATGGAGGTGGAACAAATCTACCAGTGGAGGTAGAGGTAGGTGTagttggttgactggttgaacaaatttcattattgaaaCGTGTCATTAACTTCACTACATAAGATTTCTTCCCCTTCCCCTTATCAGAATTTCCT
This genomic window contains:
- the LOC128194841 gene encoding uncharacterized protein LOC128194841, translated to MYKKARTLGKRPDWLGDDTWDALLEKWNMPLYRQKCETAKKNRTSEKGGCLHTGGSISVHEHAIRLSQELGRSVHVDEIFQQTHIRQSTGEFVDERSRRTHEQFVAKFSQIRSETTSVGVSTSSPLDPAEEERLRNRCWLEAAGGKYKGCVYGIGNVTSQDDCVDSYIQQTQASSTAQPQNSEEIVNLKSQLQQYGQQLQKFEGFIGVLLPFLPPSAAAAAQDFLNLQNPQVQNEVPNNVQPEQQPPEQQPPHQQPPDEQPQDGNDYMHY